The DNA segment agtccaaaatcaccatacggagctattggaataatcaaatttctattccggggtcgtttacacataggtcgacatccagccaaccttttcaacttaagttttaaactttgaaactaagtattccaattcattgtAAAATCTCTCCGGACCTGAATCGACtacctcggcaagtcacataacagttataGAGCACAGAATGAGCgataaatggggaaacaaggctacaacttttaaaatgacAGGCCGGGTTGTTATAATTCTACTCCTAAGCAATCAATTGCATTTAGAATATAAATGTGACTTAGAAATCAGGTCATCTTCCTAAGCAAAATTTATAAATGACATAGTATATTTACTATTGGGTCTACAGACGGAATATGGTGATATATACGATTGTGTGAATTTCTACCAACAACCTGCATTTGACCATCCATTGTTGCAAAATCACACATTTCACCCTCAGGTTTGTCTCTACATTATTCTCTTAAGTCCAAATTGAAActaattatattataatatatattaatattaatactTTTTGAGGTTTTCATGCACACAGATGAAACCAACATTGCCTATAATGAAAGAGTATTCTGACGAATCAATAAATGGTTGGCCTTTGGGAAGATCAGAAGGAGACGGTTGTCCAAAAGGAACAGTTTCCATAAGAAGAACTACTAATGATAACCTTATCAGACAAAAACTTATGCCACCCGTAGAGGATGTCTCTTTCAGCACTTCGTTTTCCTATGTAAGATTATGAATTTAACTATATTAAACTTAATGACGATAACTATTATACCTTCTTATAACAACACTTATCTCATGATAAAATTCTTACTGTATGCAGGGAAACAACTTGAGTAATAAAGTAACTTTCCTTCCAAAGGGTACAAGGTAAGTATCCAGGAATCAATATTGCGTCGTGTTTCTTTGAATTTACTATTTCAAGGTTATTTCTTCATTGGACAAGATAATATTCATTCTTCTCAAATACACCAAGTTTACTAGATGCATCATGGGGACAATGAGAgataaaagagagagaaaagcaaaaCTTAACAAAATGTTGGGCAATTCAAGATAACAGATGGATTGTTTTTAGCCGTTCTATGACCTCATGTTTTCTGTTATTTAACTTTCTATTGTTCAAACCGAAAATAATCCAAGCAACAAGTTTGGAGGAGCTGGTATGGTGACTGCTATTTATACTCCTCGTGTGAAAGGCCAGCAACATAGTGCTTGTCAGTTGAAAATACAAAAAGGATCAGAAAATATACAAGTTGGATGGAGAGTAtgtatcttgatttttattaacaGTTCATTATCGTTTCCTTATATTACTTATAATCCCTCTAATGTGTTGGTGAGTATCAACAAGTTTTTCTAATTCTCAACCTACAAGCATATTTTTTCTATCTTTACAAATGCTTTTATCATCTCTTTAGTtgtgtattatttttgtataatgTTATTGCAGGTGGATCCTACACTTTATGGAGATGGTCGAAGTAAGCTATATACATATTTTCAAGTGAGTTATTTATAACTTTTTTGGAATATTATTCTTATCTTTTGTATAAGATGTGCATGTCTTATATATCTTGCCATTAATCTATATTCACGACATCTCAGTAACAAAATATATGTTGCTTTTCTTTTGTAGGCGGGAAAAAATTAATGTTTTAATACATAATAACCTGGATTTGTTATTGTAAACACAAATATACCTTTAGATTATGTATACTCTCCTGTTACACAATATGGAAGTAAGGATGCGTGGATAGATAAAATATACATAATGCGGGTAAATTAGTATTAGACATATTTCAGTAATTCATGAGTTATTTGATACTCTGTTAATGTATAAcactaaaatattttttcttttttatcttttttgaaaATTAAAGGACCTTGTCAACGGGAACTGGTGGAATTTGCTCACGCGAAATCAAACACAAATTGGTTTTTGGCCAAAACAGATTTTTGATGAATTGAATGAATTTGCATCAACGATTGATTGGGGCAGAGTAGTATATAGTCTACCTGGGATACTTGAACCTCCAATGGGCTCAAGCTTTtttccaataggagacacacgTTACGATGCATATTGTAGGAATATTGGGACAATAGATGACAATGGCCAAGAAACAGAAACTGGCAACTTAATGCCTTACATGACCAATCCTGATCTATACAAGGTTGTCGATGCTCCAAATGATGGATCTAGTTTTAAGCATTCAGTTTTTTATGGGGGCTCTAGTGAAAGTACAGAGGTCTAACCTAAATAAGTCTTGTCAAATACTACTGAATTGATAAGGGATTAacaatctttataatttaatttactaTTGAGATTATAATGCATAAATGTATCTCAATATATCTTTCAATACTATAAGGAAACGGTGCAATATTTATTCTCTTACTTTTGATACTTGATCATAATTTTTGTTGCGCGATTATTTcgtattttattcttttcttcgcTCACAACTTTTGCAGGATAGTTCTCTTGTTTTTTTTACCTTCTTTTTAACGTAGAAAgccttttttattttgttatgtaTTATTATATTAATGGCAAATAAATTCAAGCGTTTATGATACAAGTCAATCTTGACACTTAACATGAAAAAGGGAAGTTATAGAGAGGAAAAGCTTAACAATCTaaagaacaaaataaattttctttATGAAAAGTGAATGATATATAGCAAAAAGTAGGAATACGTATGATTTTAACcttgaaaaatttaaaaacaatagATTGACAAAATCTCATACATATGGGGTAAATGATTTTTTAAAAACAagcatttttattaaatatttcaaCTAAACAACTTTAATGATATGCTCCTATTAAAAGTGAAAAGTGTAACTTTAGGTCTGGAAACTCTAAGATTAAAATAGAATCGGCCAAAACCAATATATATTCGTTGTTTTAGTTAAAGAAATAGTGATgcagggtgtcacgacccaactcccaCCGGAACCGTGACGacgtctgtcacgacccaattgtttctccgttgggtatcgtgatggcacctaatcttaggaattaggtaagcctaacatttactgaataacaacaataattaaacaacatctaacaatttttgaaatgGAAAACTCTATAAAActtataattcccaaaatcggtagtacaagtcataagctctagaGAGTTTGCTACAatttttctaaatacaactgtttgaaataaagtaacagTATGAATATCAGATTAGAAGGtaactctgaagcctgcgaaagcagcagcaggtttaccttgagtctccacagtaaCAGTCCGCACAGCTAACTAATGATTAACTaacttcgaaatacctggatctgcacaaaattgtgcagaaatatagtatgagtacataacggcggtacccagtaagtatcatcactaacctcagtggagtagtgacgaggaacagtcaagaaagCTACTGGACTAAATATCCTGAACAAGTATACGTATAGAAACAATcgagtatgatatctacataaagactacgtgAAGTGGCAATTAAtacggtaattgcaataaggaaggaaaacgACAATTATCggcggaacaccataataatgacataaaaGAATAAACGGAGATACAACCTAAGTCCGATAATCACAGATAAAGAAagaacaagtaacaactcaacaataCGTTAGCTTTCACACTgggttttagtcaataaactccaTGAGGTATCGAACCTCATACTATTCACAACACAAGGGTtcccaatgtcacgacccaaaccgatgggccgtaacaggcacccggtaccttactcagcTGAGTACCTGcgtaacatatctttcgtatcatactatcataggtaaatgagccagagaggctgtcgtaagataagtagaataaaacatgggtAAAATACTTGACCTTGGTCGACCCAACATGTAGTCCAAAcatatacatatgacgtacgggcttataaggccaaaataatcactcgtacactgaacataggccgacaaggccatacaatcttacatatacatgacatatgtctacaagcctctaagagtacataaacgtcataagcccgggacagggccccgacataccaatcaatacatgcctaatcatactgaccaatagcaactctggagcaaatggagcgcaccaacatcttccgctgagctgatagcctaccaggaggactctcgacctgtctatcggggcctgtgggcatgaaacacagcgtcttCAGTCAAAAGGGACGCctgtacaaataatgtaccgagtatgtaaggaataaaaattagtaaataatagatagTAGACATGAGAgagacatggagtaaaagactcgacatgtatatctgaatatctctgtgaatcatttaatattataatgtcatgcatatgcatataaatatcataccatgcatgggtatatgcgttcataacatcatcaagcctctgagggcattcccatcatatcatctcggccactgtgggcaaatcatcaacgtatactagctgatcaggtggtggtgcgtatataacgtcgtaaccttttcccatatcccatatacatatacatatatatatatatatatatatatatatatatatataacgctatctgatcatgggtcaatgtgcatgtataaatgcatgaaatgcatatgaattacattaataagatttctcggaatgtcataaaagtttcaatatgcctttcggataaacattatcaaatacgtatttttctgagacccatgaacaaaagatataataataaatcacatggggaatcaagaatatagatacccctagtatttctttgaatagagttatttatgaaagttgtgcattttctcgtttcatttgtatcgtatagatcatgccaaaagaaagaatagataGCCTTAagatacctggagtagggaaaaatccatatggtatttttgaaaatgattgtaccgtactcccctAGAGTTACAAAATCTCATTGTTATTATGCAATGCAATTTCGTATGAATTTCTTTGCAAATATAAGATTGCCGACACTATAGTAGCATGAGGTCTCATATGAACTGCAAACATTTCCTTACCTATATTCCTTGTTTTTCCTTTCTGTATA comes from the Nicotiana tabacum cultivar K326 chromosome 14, ASM71507v2, whole genome shotgun sequence genome and includes:
- the LOC107769843 gene encoding protein neprosin-like, producing MASYPTPFSCGFYHMVQDHSTNQSAETEYGDIYDCVNFYQQPAFDHPLLQNHTFHPQMKPTLPIMKEYSDESINGWPLGRSEGDGCPKGTVSIRRTTNDNLIRQKLMPPVEDVSFSTSFSYGNNLSNKVTFLPKGTSSLSFPYITYNPSNVLVDPTLYGDGRSKLYTYFQDLVNGNWWNLLTRNQTQIGFWPKQIFDELNEFASTIDWGRVVYSLPGILEPPMGSSFFPIGDTRYDAYCRNIGTIDDNGQETETGNLMPYMTNPDLYKVVDAPNDGSSFKHSVFYGGSSESTEV